The segment GTGGCGATGTCACCAAGGGCTCGATCGAATATCGCGGGCAGCGCGTGGACCAGCTCACGCCAAACGATCTGGTCAAGCGCGGCGTGATCCAGGTCATGGAGGGGCGCCACTGCTTCGCGCACCTGACGATCGAGGAAAACCTGCTGACGGGCGCCTATACCCGCGGGCTGTCGCGCGGCCAGACACGCGATGAACTTGAGAAGATCTACGCGTACTTTCCGCGCCTGAAGACGCGCCGCAAATCGCAGGCAGGCTATACGTCCGGCGGCGAGCAGCAGATGTGCGCGATCGGGCGGGCCATGATGGCCAAGCCGGCGATGATCCTGCTCGACGAGCCGTCGATGGGCCTGGCGCCGCAGATCGTCGAGGAGATCTTCGAGATCGTGCGTGACCTGAATACCCGCGAGCGCGTCAGCTTTCTGCTGGCCGAGCAGAACACGATGGTGGCGCTGCGCCATGCCGACTACGGTTACATCCTCGAAAACGGCCGCGTGGTGATGGATGGCGATGCGGAATCGCTGCGCACCAACGAGGACGTCAAGGAGTTCTACCTGGGCGTGGCCGCCAACGATGCGGATGGTGCCGCGCGCAAGTCGTTCCGCGATGTGAAGAGCTACCGCCGCCGCAAGCGCTGGCTGGCGTGAACACAAGACAGACCATGGCTGCTGATCCTGTTGAATATTTCGATGCCCTCGAGACACGCAATCCGGCCGAGCGCGAGGCGGCGCTGTTTGCCGCCCTGGTGCGGCAGATTGCCCATGCGCAGTCGCACGCGGCTTACTTCGCGGAGATACTCTGCGACATCGACGCGCGCGACATCACGTCGCGTGCCGCGCTGGCGACGCTGCCGGTCACACGCAAGTCCGAAATGACCATGCAGCAGCGTATCGCGCCGCCGTTAGGCGGCCTGAACGCGACCCCGCTGCGCGATCTGCGGCATGTGTTCCAGTCGCCGGGCCCGATCCACGAGCCCGACGGTCATGGACCAGACTGGTGGCGCACGGCGCGCGCCATGTTCGCCGCCGGCTTCCGTGAGGGCGATCTGGTCTACAACACGTTCTCGTACCACTTCACGCCGGCCGGCATGATGATGGAGTCGGGTGCGCACCGGCTTGGATGCTGCGTGTTTCCGGCCGGCGTCGGGCAGACTGAGTCACAAGTGCAGGCGCTGGCCAACCTGCAGCCTTCCGCCTACGCGGGCACGCCGTCGTTCCTGAAGCTGCTGATCGAGCGGGGCGAGGAGATGGGCATGGCGTGCTCCAGCATTTCCAAGGCGCTGGTCAGTGGCGAGGCCTGTCCGCCCGCGCTGCGTGCCTGGCTGCAGGACCACGGCATCACCGCACGGCAGATGTATGGCACTGCCGATCTCGGCCTGATCGCCTATGAGACCGCAGGCGGCGATGGCTGGGTGGTCGACGAGGGCGTGCTGGTCGAGATCGTCGAGCCGGGCGGCACGGAGCCGATGCCGGAAGGCGAAGTCGGCGAGGTCGTGGTAACGGTACTTGGCAATAGCGATTACCCGTTGATCCGCTTTGGCACGGGCGACCTGTCGGCGATCGTGGCCGATTCATCGCATCGGGCAAGCCCGTGTGGCCGGACCAATATCCGGCTCAAGGGATGGCTCGGGCGCGCGGACCAGGCCACCAAGGTCAAGGGGATGTTCGTCCACCCGGGGCAGGTGGGCGATGTCGTTCGGCGTCATGCGGAGATTCGCGCGGCGCGGCTGATCGTGACAGGCACAGTTGGGGCCGATGTGATGACGCTCCATTGCGACGTCACGCGCGAAGACGAGGCGCTGGCGGCGGCCATCCGCGAATCCATGCGTGAAGTCCTGCGGCTGCGGGGCGAAGTCCGCTTCGTGCCGGCAGGATCGCTGCCGCAGGATGGCAAGGTGATCGAGGATGCGCGTAGTTACGACTGACTACGACTGACGTGTGCCGACCCGCGCGGCCGCCTGATCCGCACGCTGGATCATTCCGGCTGCGCGTTGCTGCTCCGCACATGGCCACCGCGAGGCCGCGTGGGCAGGCGCACCATCCACACGGTGGTCCCCAGCGCGATCGCGATCAGCGTGATCGACGCCACAGGCCGTTCGCGCATCAGCCATGCCGTGATGATCATCGAAGGCCACATCATCGACAACGCCAGGCATTTGGCCCGAAACGGGATGCTGCGGTGGGTCTGCCAGTCGTGCACGAGCGGACCGAAGCGGTGATGCGCGAGCAGCCAGCGATGAAAGCGCTCCGAGCCACGCGCAAAGCACGCGGCCGCCAGCAGGACGAATGGCGTGGTGGGGAGGACTGGCAGGAAGATGCCGATGACCCCGAGCGCGAGGCTCAGGGTGCCGCAAGTGACCCAGAACGCTCGAATGGCGCGTTCGCGGTGCGTTAGCGTGGTCTGGCGTTCGGGGTCGTCTGGTTGCAACTGGAGAAATGCGGCTAGCGCGCCAAGGGCGGAAACGCCCTTATGCTACCAGCCCCAGGCGGGCACGCGCGGCGTCGTACTCGCTCTTCATGCGTGCCACGATCTCACCGGCGGTGGGGATGTCTTCGATCTGGCCCACGCCCTGACCGGCGCCCCAGATGTCCTTCCATGCCTTGGCCTTCGAACTGCCGCTGGAGAAGTCCATCTTGCTCTTGTCGGCCACGGGCAGGTTCTCCGGATCGAGCCCCGAATTGACGATGCTCTCGCGGATGTAGTTGCCGTGCACACCCGTGAACAGGTTCGTGTAGATGATGTCCGACGCGGCCGAACTGGTGATCGACTGCTTGTACTCGAGCGCTGCGTGCGCCTCTTGCGATGCGATGAAGCGTGTGCCCACGTAGGCGAAATCCGCGCCCATGGCCTGCGCGGCCAGCACGGCTTCACCGGTGGCGATGGAGCCGGACAGCGCGATCGGGCCGTCGAAGAACTTGCGCACTTCGCCCACCAGCGCGAACGGCGATAGCGTGCCGGCATGGCCGCCTGCACCGGCCGCCACCAGGATCAGGCCGTCAACGCCGGCCTCGATCGCTTTTTCAGCGTGGCGAATGTTGATGACGTCGTGCAGCACGATGCCGCCGTAGCTGTGCACGGCGTCGA is part of the Cupriavidus metallidurans CH34 genome and harbors:
- a CDS encoding ABC transporter ATP-binding protein; amino-acid sequence: MTLLSVNNIEVIYDHVILVLKGVSLEVPEGRIVALLGANGAGKTTTLKAISNLLHAERGDVTKGSIEYRGQRVDQLTPNDLVKRGVIQVMEGRHCFAHLTIEENLLTGAYTRGLSRGQTRDELEKIYAYFPRLKTRRKSQAGYTSGGEQQMCAIGRAMMAKPAMILLDEPSMGLAPQIVEEIFEIVRDLNTRERVSFLLAEQNTMVALRHADYGYILENGRVVMDGDAESLRTNEDVKEFYLGVAANDADGAARKSFRDVKSYRRRKRWLA
- a CDS encoding phenylacetate--CoA ligase family protein; this encodes MAADPVEYFDALETRNPAEREAALFAALVRQIAHAQSHAAYFAEILCDIDARDITSRAALATLPVTRKSEMTMQQRIAPPLGGLNATPLRDLRHVFQSPGPIHEPDGHGPDWWRTARAMFAAGFREGDLVYNTFSYHFTPAGMMMESGAHRLGCCVFPAGVGQTESQVQALANLQPSAYAGTPSFLKLLIERGEEMGMACSSISKALVSGEACPPALRAWLQDHGITARQMYGTADLGLIAYETAGGDGWVVDEGVLVEIVEPGGTEPMPEGEVGEVVVTVLGNSDYPLIRFGTGDLSAIVADSSHRASPCGRTNIRLKGWLGRADQATKVKGMFVHPGQVGDVVRRHAEIRAARLIVTGTVGADVMTLHCDVTREDEALAAAIRESMREVLRLRGEVRFVPAGSLPQDGKVIEDARSYD
- a CDS encoding YbaN family protein, with the translated sequence MQPDDPERQTTLTHRERAIRAFWVTCGTLSLALGVIGIFLPVLPTTPFVLLAAACFARGSERFHRWLLAHHRFGPLVHDWQTHRSIPFRAKCLALSMMWPSMIITAWLMRERPVASITLIAIALGTTVWMVRLPTRPRGGHVRSSNAQPE
- a CDS encoding NAD(P)H-dependent flavin oxidoreductase, which gives rise to MPAAKLIPPVLQNLALPVIASPMFIVSYPELVLAQCKAGIVGSFPALNARPAELLDEWLTQIQAELANFKAANPGKPVGPIAVNQIVHASNARLEHDVKVCVEHKVPIFITSLRAPPKEMIDAVHSYGGIVLHDVINIRHAEKAIEAGVDGLILVAAGAGGHAGTLSPFALVGEVRKFFDGPIALSGSIATGEAVLAAQAMGADFAYVGTRFIASQEAHAALEYKQSITSSAASDIIYTNLFTGVHGNYIRESIVNSGLDPENLPVADKSKMDFSSGSSKAKAWKDIWGAGQGVGQIEDIPTAGEIVARMKSEYDAARARLGLVA